The Archangium primigenium genomic interval ACGGCGTGGGGCTGCTCAACCTCGCCGTGAGCGGCGCCACCAGCGCCACCGTGCTGTCCGGCCAGTTGGCGCGGGCCCAGCGCACCTCGCCCCAGGTGGTGACGCTCGGGGTGGGCATCAACGACCTGTGGCGCGGCGTGACGCCCGGCGAGTTCGAGTCCAACATGGACCGGCTGGCCAGCGGACTCGTCTCCACGGGGGCCCGGGTGGTGGTGTCCAACCTGCCCGACATGTCCCTGGCGCCCGTGGCCCGGCTCGCGGCCCACTTCCTGCCCCTGCCCCTCATCGTGGAGCGCATCGGCGCCTTCAACGCGGCGCTCGAGCGCGTCATCACCCGCCACGGGCTGCTGGGGGTGGACCTGTACGCCCCCAGCCACGTGGAGCTCCCCGCCGGGAACTTCTTCTCCGCCGATGGCTTCCACCCCTCGGACGCGGGCTACCAGCGCATGGCGGAGCACTTCTGGCCGGTGCTGCAGCGGGCCTGCGAGGCCGCCCCCGAGCGGCCCCGCGCCACCGGCTAGGGCTTCGCTTGAGCAAGGCGTGCCGCGCCATTGTGGCGAGTGAAGAATACCATCCTAGAAGAGGAAAACTGGAAGTGGCTCAGGCGGATGCACTGCGCACGGCCGATCTCCAGTTCCTCACATTCAGTGCCGAATGTCTTGAGGTGTACGCCGGACACATGAAGCGGGTAGCAGAATCAGGGTAAAATGCACCCTTGTGGCTGGTCCAACTCCCGCTCAACTACCGCACCCCAGGGCACTGGGCGTACCCAGATATGACGGCTCGCCATATGTGACGAGCCGTGATGGTCGGCTCATCACCACGCGTGTCCTTCTCGACGGAGATAATGAGGCTGACGTAGCATCGCTTCCTTCAGCAGTCGGCTCACGCCCGCGCGTCTATTGTCCGTTCTGTGGCTCGCTCGGACAGTACCGGCTACCGCGCAAAAAACCGGAGATCATCATTCCGCACTTTGCGCATGCGGATGATGATGAGTGTGTCTCCGCAGCGCTAGAGAGCATCCTCCACCGGCGCGCTAAGCGATTCCTCTTTGATGGACTCCAGCGCCTGCGCCATCAGGACAGGCCTCTCTTGGGTTTGGTGAAGTGTCGGCGATG includes:
- a CDS encoding SGNH/GDSL hydrolase family protein, encoding MSTLSLKYVALGDSSGVGVGGRPGGYVEYLFQRLRRTRDGVGLLNLAVSGATSATVLSGQLARAQRTSPQVVTLGVGINDLWRGVTPGEFESNMDRLASGLVSTGARVVVSNLPDMSLAPVARLAAHFLPLPLIVERIGAFNAALERVITRHGLLGVDLYAPSHVELPAGNFFSADGFHPSDAGYQRMAEHFWPVLQRACEAAPERPRATG